Proteins from one Anthonomus grandis grandis chromosome 8, icAntGran1.3, whole genome shotgun sequence genomic window:
- the LOC126739359 gene encoding uncharacterized protein LOC126739359, translating to MKLKSDCSSTTITEKLTNLHETFTKQGLSNEDLYKIALSSRIKPKSSRRFLYIISFIILLISNLYMPICLDILLGIRCVVPNNYFIWEGTRPISDCSFCSNVTGPIELHNVTRKEFEPYAYSSHPIVVRQAFLHWPALKKFSWHFFKELYYSIEDSYKSVDEECQFLHFKSDFVSLKNVFSMSIDRVNNLPGEKSWYVGWGNCHPIILEEMRKYYPKPHFLPEDAEIPHKDYVFMGYDDGATMHLDFINRLMWQAQLQGSKIWKLLPPPECQNVCQPLQFLVHPGDGVLVDTRIWYHGTTIPNGEFSLSIQSEYG from the exons ATGAAGCTTAAAAGCGACTGCTCCAGCACCACAATAACCGAAAAATTAACAAACTTACATGAAACATTTACAAAACAAGGGCTCAGCAATGAGGATCTTTACAAAATTGCTCTTTCAAGTAGAATTAAACCAAAAAGCTCGCGTAGGTTCCTCTATATAATATCATTCATAATTTTGCTCATCTCAAATCTATACATGCCAATTTGCTTAGATATTTTACTAGGAATAAGGTGTGTTGTGccaaacaattattttatatgggaAGGCACTAGACCAATATCAGATTGCTCATTTTGCTCAAATGTTACTGGACCGATTGAATTACATAATGTAACAAGGAAAGAGTTTGAGCCTTATGCTTACTCTTCTCATCCTATTGTGGTGAGACAAGCCTTTTTACACTGGCCagcattaaaaaagtttagcTGGcacttttttaaagaattatattaCAGTATTGAGGATTCTTACAAAAGTGTTGATGAAGAGTgccaatttttacattttaagtcTGATTTTGTATCTTTGAAAAATGTCTTTAGTATGTCTATTGATCGGGTTAACAATTTGCCAGGAGAAAAGAGTTGGTATGTTGGATG GGGGAACTGCCATCCGATAATATTGGAAGAAATGAGGAAGTATTATCCAAAGCCCCATTTTTTGCCAGAGGATGCTGAAATACCTCATAAGGATTATGTTTTTATGGGTTATGATGATGGGGCTACAATGCAT CTGGACTTTATAAACAGATTGATGTGGCAAGCTCAACTACAAGGCTCAAAAATTTGGAAGTTATTACCACCTCCGGAGTGTCAAAATGTATGCCAGCCTTTACAATTCTTAGTTCATCCTGGAGATGGGG TATTGGTGGACACTCGGATTTGGTATCATGGAACAACTATACCAAATGGAGAGTTCAGTCTTTCCATACAGTCTGAATATGGTTAA